The Actinomycetota bacterium genome includes a region encoding these proteins:
- a CDS encoding NAD(P)/FAD-dependent oxidoreductase — protein sequence MAKIYDVIIVGGGPSGIFSAIELTKNNDLDVLLLEKGKDLKERDCPGKGKKCLKCKLCAITSGWGGAGAFSDGKLNLSTKIGGWLSEYISEKEFSELIEYIDDIYLEFGAPNDDICLDEDRVKALKDKAKRSGLLFIPTPIRHLGTDRCVHVLERMRSYISSKVEVLTESEVVKVLTSDNKVGGVVLANGTRYLCKNLILSPGREGSDWLMKEVKRLKLKVENNAVDIGLRVEVPAYVMKPVTDYFHESKLIYYSKQFEDQVRTFCMNPYGIVSTEKYGDVITVNGHSYAKDKTDNTNFALLVSTNFTEPFKEPIAYGKYIARLANLLGGGTIIQRLGDLKKGRRSTMVRIKRSKVIPTLKEATPGDLSFVLPYRYLLDILEMLSALNDIVPGVEARDTLLYGIETKFYSCRLHLSPNLETEIKNMYAIGDGAGISRGLVHASVSGVITARDVLKKQKIGGQGFSLA from the coding sequence GCGATTGAGTTGACAAAAAATAACGATTTAGATGTTCTACTTTTAGAAAAGGGAAAAGATCTTAAAGAAAGGGATTGTCCAGGAAAAGGCAAAAAATGCTTAAAGTGTAAATTGTGCGCCATTACTAGTGGTTGGGGAGGAGCAGGAGCTTTTAGTGATGGAAAGTTAAATCTATCTACGAAAATAGGTGGATGGTTAAGTGAGTATATTTCTGAAAAGGAATTCTCAGAATTAATAGAATATATTGATGACATATATTTAGAATTTGGAGCTCCTAACGACGATATTTGTTTGGATGAAGATAGAGTTAAGGCTTTGAAAGATAAAGCTAAAAGATCTGGTTTGTTATTTATTCCTACCCCAATAAGACATTTAGGTACGGATAGGTGTGTTCATGTTTTAGAGAGGATGAGATCTTATATAAGTTCCAAGGTAGAAGTATTGACTGAAAGTGAAGTTGTAAAAGTTTTAACATCTGATAACAAGGTTGGTGGTGTAGTGCTTGCTAATGGAACTAGATATTTATGCAAAAATCTAATTTTATCACCAGGTAGAGAAGGTTCAGACTGGTTAATGAAAGAGGTGAAAAGGTTAAAGCTAAAAGTAGAAAATAATGCGGTAGATATTGGATTGAGGGTGGAGGTGCCAGCATATGTTATGAAACCAGTTACAGATTACTTTCATGAATCAAAATTAATATATTACTCAAAGCAGTTTGAGGATCAGGTTAGAACATTCTGTATGAATCCATATGGTATTGTTTCTACTGAAAAATATGGAGATGTAATAACTGTAAATGGTCATAGTTATGCGAAAGATAAGACAGATAATACAAATTTTGCTTTACTTGTATCTACCAATTTTACAGAACCATTTAAAGAACCCATAGCTTATGGAAAATATATTGCGAGATTAGCGAATCTACTTGGTGGTGGAACTATTATTCAGAGATTGGGTGATTTGAAAAAGGGAAGAAGGTCTACTATGGTTAGAATAAAACGAAGTAAAGTAATACCAACTCTAAAAGAAGCAACACCTGGTGATTTAAGTTTTGTACTTCCGTATAGATATCTTTTAGATATATTAGAGATGTTAAGTGCACTAAATGATATAGTTCCAGGAGTGGAAGCAAGAGATACTCTTCTTTATGGAATCGAAACCAAATTTTACTCGTGTAGACTTCATCTATCTCCAAATTTAGAAACAGAGATAAAAAATATGTATGCAATTGGAGATGGTGCTGGGATCAGTAGAGGTTTAGTCCATGCATCTGTTTCGGGAGTTATAACTGCTAGAGATGTTTTAAAAAAACAAAAAATAGGAGGGCAAGGCTTTAGCCTTGCATAA
- a CDS encoding adenylosuccinate synthase → MPGIVVIGTQWGDEGKGKIIDYLSKDADVVVRFQGGNNAGHTVVTKEHKFQFHLIPSGILNPDIINVIGNGVVVDLEALVNEIDYLHSKKITTSNLKISPNSHLVMPYHRILDEVRENLLGNMKIGTTKRGIGPSYSDKASRSGIRMQDLLNIKVFNKKLEFVLKEKNAILTKIYNLQPLDFNDILEKFKYLSQKIGDYVSDTSKLINDALDEDKKVLFEGAQGTFLDIDHGTYPFVTSSSTVAASACIGSGIGPTRIDKIIGVTKAYTTRVGQGPFPTEIKGKLGTMLREKGSEYGATTGRPRRCGWLDTVLLKYASRINSITFLALTKLDVLSFLNNIKICNSYSYNDKYYKELPYNQNIFHNVNPLYENFLGWEEEISEVRNFNDLPKEAKKYIKRIEDEVKVPIKLVSVGPERDQIIKFEESIW, encoded by the coding sequence TTGCCAGGTATTGTAGTAATTGGAACTCAATGGGGTGATGAAGGAAAGGGTAAAATCATAGATTATCTTTCTAAAGATGCTGATGTAGTTGTAAGATTTCAGGGTGGGAATAACGCTGGTCATACCGTAGTAACAAAAGAACATAAATTTCAATTCCATCTTATACCTTCAGGAATTTTAAATCCAGATATTATAAATGTCATTGGCAATGGTGTTGTTGTAGATTTAGAAGCATTAGTCAATGAAATTGATTATTTGCACAGTAAAAAAATTACTACTTCAAACTTGAAAATTAGTCCAAATTCTCATCTTGTGATGCCTTATCACAGAATTTTAGATGAAGTAAGAGAAAATCTATTAGGTAATATGAAGATTGGAACAACAAAAAGAGGAATTGGACCATCTTATTCTGATAAAGCTTCTCGCTCTGGAATAAGAATGCAAGATTTATTAAATATAAAAGTATTTAACAAAAAACTTGAATTTGTATTAAAGGAAAAGAATGCTATTTTAACTAAAATCTATAATCTCCAGCCACTGGATTTTAATGATATATTGGAGAAATTCAAATATTTATCACAAAAAATAGGCGATTATGTTTCAGATACATCAAAATTAATAAATGATGCTCTTGATGAAGACAAAAAAGTATTATTTGAAGGAGCACAGGGAACTTTTTTAGACATAGATCATGGTACTTATCCCTTTGTGACTTCATCATCAACAGTTGCAGCTAGCGCATGTATCGGTTCTGGTATTGGACCAACAAGAATTGATAAGATTATAGGAGTAACTAAAGCTTACACAACCAGAGTTGGTCAAGGACCTTTCCCAACAGAGATAAAGGGGAAATTAGGAACTATGTTGAGGGAGAAAGGTTCTGAATATGGAGCTACAACAGGAAGACCTCGAAGGTGTGGATGGCTTGATACAGTTTTACTTAAATACGCAAGTAGAATTAATAGTATTACATTCCTTGCTCTTACAAAATTAGATGTGCTTTCATTTTTAAATAATATAAAAATCTGTAATAGCTACTCTTATAATGATAAATATTATAAGGAGCTTCCCTATAATCAAAACATTTTCCATAATGTGAACCCTTTATATGAGAATTTTTTAGGATGGGAAGAGGAGATATCAGAAGTAAGAAATTTTAATGATTTACCGAAAGAAGCAAAGAAATATATAAAGAGAATAGAGGATGAAGTAAAAGTTCCTATAAAATTAGTATCTGTTGGTCCGGAAAGAGATCAAATAATTAAGTTTGAAGAATCAATTTGGTAA
- a CDS encoding adenylosuccinate lyase → MISRYSRPEIKKIWSDENKYRRWLEIELLVCEIQTKIGIIPKGVLERIKGKISFDLKRISEIEKTTKHDVAAFLKNISENIGQDARFLHFGLTSSDIKDTALSLNLRDALTIITRDLNGLIEILKEKAIKFKYDLMVGRTHGMHAEPITFGVKMANWAFEMDRNRSRIMRAKNEISYCKISGAVGTYSNINPEVERYVCEKLDLKPEPISSQIIHRDRHAYCLNVLALAGSSIEKMATEIRNLQRTEIDEVQEPFSNSQIGSSAMPHKRNPIISERLCGLARLLRGYAQTSMENISLWGERDMSHSSTERLILPNSTILLDYMLYKFKYMMKNLIVFPENMRKNLELSKGLIFSENVLIELVKAGLLRDRAHDLVKKCSDKVYSEKISFKQALLSSDEICLVLTNEQISECLNIKSYLKNVDLIVNKLKKIH, encoded by the coding sequence TTGATATCAAGATATAGCAGACCTGAGATTAAAAAAATCTGGTCAGATGAAAACAAATACAGAAGATGGTTAGAGATTGAGCTTTTAGTATGTGAGATACAAACAAAAATTGGGATAATTCCAAAAGGTGTTTTAGAAAGGATAAAAGGGAAAATAAGTTTTGATTTAAAGAGAATCTCAGAGATAGAAAAAACAACTAAACATGATGTAGCTGCTTTTTTAAAAAATATTTCAGAAAATATTGGACAAGACGCTCGATTTCTACATTTTGGTCTTACATCATCTGATATTAAGGATACAGCATTATCTCTAAATTTAAGGGATGCCCTCACAATTATAACAAGAGACTTAAATGGATTAATAGAAATACTCAAAGAAAAGGCGATTAAATTTAAATACGATTTGATGGTAGGAAGAACACATGGCATGCATGCAGAACCTATAACCTTTGGAGTAAAAATGGCTAACTGGGCATTTGAAATGGACAGAAATAGGTCAAGAATTATGAGAGCAAAGAATGAGATAAGTTATTGCAAGATTTCAGGAGCAGTTGGAACATATTCTAATATAAATCCTGAGGTTGAGAGATATGTATGTGAGAAGTTAGATTTAAAACCAGAGCCAATTTCAAGTCAGATAATTCATAGGGACAGACATGCTTATTGTCTAAATGTATTGGCTTTAGCAGGAAGCAGTATTGAGAAAATGGCAACAGAGATAAGAAATCTTCAGAGAACAGAAATAGATGAAGTTCAGGAACCGTTTTCTAATAGCCAGATAGGCTCATCTGCTATGCCTCATAAAAGAAATCCAATTATCAGTGAGAGATTATGTGGACTTGCAAGATTATTAAGAGGTTATGCTCAGACGTCTATGGAAAATATTTCTCTTTGGGGGGAGAGGGATATGTCTCATTCTTCAACAGAGAGACTCATATTACCTAATAGCACAATCTTATTAGACTATATGCTTTATAAATTTAAGTATATGATGAAAAACTTGATTGTTTTTCCTGAAAATATGAGGAAAAATCTTGAACTATCAAAGGGACTTATATTTTCTGAAAATGTTTTAATAGAACTTGTTAAAGCTGGTTTATTAAGAGATAGAGCACATGATTTGGTAAAAAAATGTTCAGACAAAGTCTACAGTGAAAAAATCAGTTTTAAACAGGCATTACTAAGCAGTGATGAAATTTGTTTAGTTTTAACTAATGAGCAGATAAGCGAGTGTCTAAATATAAAATCATATTTAAAAAATGTTGATCTTATAGTTAATAAGCTTAAGAAAATCCATTAA
- a CDS encoding zf-HC2 domain-containing protein, whose amino-acid sequence MNCKNIKNMISEYIDSELSINQNKKVEEHIKTCPDCKKYFNEIKGVKEFISSSAFYDLSFDKAKKLAKLVREKSIEIHPTLIPKPIWSRWQFISIISVLAILILGTLVLRTYGPYFASPILMEKAAQEAEELSKGATISEETTPKEFGNGEDTVEGEVKDEEVAEAEQSVVTEEGIVERELITIKPGVFVPQPIITVSENDYTQNYIDEFFTKQKSEERISTQETIEQILPIDSNQVLLIKDEYDKILYKSIKSKVLQFPHFDENLKILESEIYKYLTGQEQLPEKFPLLIFSVEKARFEGKDAFIISGIGPGKDFEKDKLTKQFVCVIEAGTNKILHLKTID is encoded by the coding sequence TTGAATTGCAAAAATATAAAAAATATGATTTCTGAATATATTGATTCTGAACTCTCTATTAACCAAAATAAAAAAGTAGAAGAGCATATAAAAACATGCCCAGATTGCAAAAAGTATTTTAATGAGATAAAAGGTGTAAAAGAGTTCATCTCCTCATCTGCTTTTTATGATTTATCTTTTGATAAAGCAAAAAAGTTGGCTAAATTAGTTAGAGAAAAAAGTATAGAAATTCATCCAACTCTAATACCCAAACCAATCTGGTCAAGATGGCAATTTATTTCAATTATAAGCGTATTAGCTATATTAATATTAGGAACTTTAGTACTTAGAACCTATGGTCCGTACTTTGCTTCTCCAATTCTTATGGAGAAAGCAGCTCAAGAAGCTGAGGAATTGTCAAAAGGAGCCACTATTTCAGAAGAAACTACACCTAAAGAATTTGGCAATGGAGAAGATACAGTAGAAGGAGAAGTTAAAGATGAAGAAGTAGCTGAAGCTGAGCAATCGGTAGTAACTGAAGAGGGTATAGTGGAACGAGAATTAATAACTATAAAGCCTGGAGTTTTCGTACCACAACCTATAATAACTGTTTCAGAAAATGATTATACACAAAATTATATTGATGAATTTTTTACAAAACAAAAATCTGAAGAAAGGATATCTACACAAGAAACTATTGAACAAATTTTACCAATAGATTCAAATCAAGTCCTCTTAATAAAAGATGAATACGATAAGATATTATATAAAAGTATAAAATCCAAAGTTTTACAATTTCCACATTTTGATGAAAATTTAAAGATATTAGAATCTGAAATATATAAATATCTTACAGGGCAAGAACAATTACCTGAGAAGTTCCCACTGTTAATCTTCTCTGTAGAAAAAGCAAGGTTTGAGGGGAAAGATGCTTTCATAATTTCTGGTATAGGTCCTGGAAAAGATTTTGAAAAAGATAAACTTACTAAACAATTTGTTTGTGTTATAGAAGCTGGTACAAATAAGATACTCCATCTAAAAACTATTGACTAA